In a genomic window of Wyeomyia smithii strain HCP4-BCI-WySm-NY-G18 chromosome 1, ASM2978416v1, whole genome shotgun sequence:
- the LOC129719205 gene encoding uncharacterized protein LOC129719205, with product MPYEIHWCCLSEKVIRKAYVKAKMASTTIDELKLIADLLNGAPGVDLELFRRAKITTIQLLTFTEEELLTSIGVQPEVDTRQLWSWIDLHNVTLVSEKVDSIHAGVENHPQAEQPTEDSETEEGIFITKGPPPSSTECFDLSTVTRLKQNTSQDLDEESEDLVALSCEDITRHYENSRALNSNQKDDNDPSNEPYPSAGRASFQASAAKLHKKKAHRF from the exons ATGccttatgaaattcattggtgCTGCTTGAGTGAAAAAGTTATAAGAAAGGCGTATGTAAAAGCAAAAATGGCGTCCACCACTATCGACGAACTAAAGCTAATTGCGGATTTGTTGAACGGTGCACCAGGAGTCGATCTGGAATTATTTCGAC GAGCGAAAATCACTACAATCCAGCTACTAACATTCACGGAAGAGGAGCTGTTGACCTCAATCGGAGTACAACCAGAGGTTGACACGCGACAGTTATGGTCCTGGATA GATCTACATAACGTGACACTAGTTTCGGAAAAGGTAGATTCGATTCATGCGGGCGTTGAGAATCATCCACAAGCCGAGCAACCAACAGAA GACTCTGAAACCGAGGAAGGTATATTTATAACCAAAGGTCCGCCTCCTAGCTCAACAGAGTGTTTTGACCTCAGTACAGTAACGAGATTGAAACAG AACACATCACAAGATCTTGACGAAGAAAGCGAAGACCTCGTAGCGCTTTCTTGTGAAGACATAACACGTCACTACGAG AATTCAAGAGCACTTAACAGTAATCAGAAAGACGACAATGATCCATCAAACGAGCCGTATCCAAGTGCTGGTCGTGCCTCCTTTCAAGCATCAGCTGCGAAGCTCCACAAGAAGAAAGCGCACCGATTTTGA